In one window of Rhinopithecus roxellana isolate Shanxi Qingling chromosome 15, ASM756505v1, whole genome shotgun sequence DNA:
- the TMEM134 gene encoding transmembrane protein 134 isoform X1 has protein sequence MSAARPQFSIDDAFELSLEDAGPGPESSGVAHFGPLHFERRARFEVADEDKQSRLRYQNLENDEDGAQVSPEPDGGVSTRDSGRTSIRSSQWSFSTISSGTQRSYNTCCSWTQHPLIQKNRRVVLASFLLLLLGLGPAQCLALETELGELPGEGLCLGHLQLRWCRAEPGWEWEPPPSPLLLPPPPRLRLCAVLILVGVGLEATPSPGVSSAIFFVPGFLLLVPGVYHVIFIYCAVKGHRGFQFFYLPYFEK, from the exons ATGAGCGCCGCCCGGCCCCAGTTCAGCATTGATGATGCCTTCGAGCTGTCCCTGGAGGACGCGGGCCCTGGACCCGAGTCCAGCGGGGTCGCGCACTTTGGGCCGCTGCACTTCGAGCGTCGGGCGCGGTTCGAGGTGGCTGACGAGGACAAGCAGTCCCGGCTGCGCTACCAG AACCTGGAGAACGATGAGGATGGAGCCCAGGTCTCTCCGGAGCCAGATGGGGGAGTCAGTACCAG GGATTCCGGCCGAACTTCCATCCGCAGCTCCCAGTGGTCCTTTAGCACCATCAGCAGCGGCACCCAGCGCTCCTACAACACCTGCTGCAG CTGGACCCAACACCCTTTGATCCAGAAGAACCGTCGAGTGGTGCTGGCCTCCTTCCTGCTCCTGCTGCTGGGGCTGG GGCCTGCTCAGTGCCTTGCTCTGGAAACAGAGCTTGGTGAGCTTCCTGGAGAAGGTCTCTGTCTAGGGCACCTTCAGCTCAGGTGGTGTAGGGCTGAGCCGGGCTGGGAGTGGGAGCCCCCGCCCTCACCActgctcctgcccccacccccgcgGCTCCGTCTGTGTGCAGTGCTGATCCTGGTCGGCGTGGGACTGGAGGCGACCCCCTCTCCAG GTGTATCCAGCGCCATCTTCTTCGTGCCGGGTTTCCTGTTGTTGGTGCCTGGAG TCTATCACGTGATCTTCATATACTGCGCTGTCAAGGGCCACCGGGGCTTCCAGTTCTTCTACCTGCCCTACTTCGAGAAGTGA
- the TMEM134 gene encoding transmembrane protein 134 isoform X4, giving the protein MSAARPQFSIDDAFELSLEDAGPGPESSGVAHFGPLHFERRARFEVADEDKQSRLRYQNLENDEDGAQVSPEPDGGVSTRDSGRTSIRSSQWSFSTISSGTQRSYNTCCSWTQHPLIQKNRRVVLASFLLLLLGLVLILVGVGLEATPSPGVSSAIFFVPGFLLLVPGVYHVIFIYCAVKGHRGFQFFYLPYFEK; this is encoded by the exons ATGAGCGCCGCCCGGCCCCAGTTCAGCATTGATGATGCCTTCGAGCTGTCCCTGGAGGACGCGGGCCCTGGACCCGAGTCCAGCGGGGTCGCGCACTTTGGGCCGCTGCACTTCGAGCGTCGGGCGCGGTTCGAGGTGGCTGACGAGGACAAGCAGTCCCGGCTGCGCTACCAG AACCTGGAGAACGATGAGGATGGAGCCCAGGTCTCTCCGGAGCCAGATGGGGGAGTCAGTACCAG GGATTCCGGCCGAACTTCCATCCGCAGCTCCCAGTGGTCCTTTAGCACCATCAGCAGCGGCACCCAGCGCTCCTACAACACCTGCTGCAG CTGGACCCAACACCCTTTGATCCAGAAGAACCGTCGAGTGGTGCTGGCCTCCTTCCTGCTCCTGCTGCTGGGGCTGG TGCTGATCCTGGTCGGCGTGGGACTGGAGGCGACCCCCTCTCCAG GTGTATCCAGCGCCATCTTCTTCGTGCCGGGTTTCCTGTTGTTGGTGCCTGGAG TCTATCACGTGATCTTCATATACTGCGCTGTCAAGGGCCACCGGGGCTTCCAGTTCTTCTACCTGCCCTACTTCGAGAAGTGA
- the TMEM134 gene encoding transmembrane protein 134 isoform X2 produces MMPSSCPWRTRALDPSPAGSRTLGRCTSSVGRGSRWLTRTSSPGCATRTWRTMRMEPRSLRSQMGESVPGIPAELPSAAPSGPLAPSAAAPSAPTTPAAGEPAYLSPQPSSPGSTTAASCTPSLHLLHIHPALLPPSWTQHPLIQKNRRVVLASFLLLLLGLVLILVGVGLEATPSPGVSSAIFFVPGFLLLVPGVYHVIFIYCAVKGHRGFQFFYLPYFEK; encoded by the exons ATGATGCCTTCGAGCTGTCCCTGGAGGACGCGGGCCCTGGACCCGAGTCCAGCGGGGTCGCGCACTTTGGGCCGCTGCACTTCGAGCGTCGGGCGCGGTTCGAGGTGGCTGACGAGGACAAGCAGTCCCGGCTGCGCTACCAG AACCTGGAGAACGATGAGGATGGAGCCCAGGTCTCTCCGGAGCCAGATGGGGGAGTCAGTACCAG GGATTCCGGCCGAACTTCCATCCGCAGCTCCCAGTGGTCCTTTAGCACCATCAGCAGCGGCACCCAGCGCTCCTACAACACCTGCTGCAGGTGAGCCTGCCTACCTAAGCCCCCAGCCAAGCAGCCCTGGCTCTACCACTGCAGCCTCCTGCaccccctccctccacctccttcaCATTCACCCTGCTCTCCTGCCACCCAGCTGGACCCAACACCCTTTGATCCAGAAGAACCGTCGAGTGGTGCTGGCCTCCTTCCTGCTCCTGCTGCTGGGGCTGG TGCTGATCCTGGTCGGCGTGGGACTGGAGGCGACCCCCTCTCCAG GTGTATCCAGCGCCATCTTCTTCGTGCCGGGTTTCCTGTTGTTGGTGCCTGGAG TCTATCACGTGATCTTCATATACTGCGCTGTCAAGGGCCACCGGGGCTTCCAGTTCTTCTACCTGCCCTACTTCGAGAAGTGA
- the TMEM134 gene encoding transmembrane protein 134 isoform X3 gives MMPSSCPWRTRALDPSPAGSRTLGRCTSSVGRGSRWLTRTSSPGCATRDSGRTSIRSSQWSFSTISSGTQRSYNTCCSWTQHPLIQKNRRVVLASFLLLLLGLGPAQCLALETELGELPGEGLCLGHLQLRWCRAEPGWEWEPPPSPLLLPPPPRLRLCAVLILVGVGLEATPSPGVSSAIFFVPGFLLLVPGVYHVIFIYCAVKGHRGFQFFYLPYFEK, from the exons ATGATGCCTTCGAGCTGTCCCTGGAGGACGCGGGCCCTGGACCCGAGTCCAGCGGGGTCGCGCACTTTGGGCCGCTGCACTTCGAGCGTCGGGCGCGGTTCGAGGTGGCTGACGAGGACAAGCAGTCCCGGCTGCGCTACCAG GGATTCCGGCCGAACTTCCATCCGCAGCTCCCAGTGGTCCTTTAGCACCATCAGCAGCGGCACCCAGCGCTCCTACAACACCTGCTGCAG CTGGACCCAACACCCTTTGATCCAGAAGAACCGTCGAGTGGTGCTGGCCTCCTTCCTGCTCCTGCTGCTGGGGCTGG GGCCTGCTCAGTGCCTTGCTCTGGAAACAGAGCTTGGTGAGCTTCCTGGAGAAGGTCTCTGTCTAGGGCACCTTCAGCTCAGGTGGTGTAGGGCTGAGCCGGGCTGGGAGTGGGAGCCCCCGCCCTCACCActgctcctgcccccacccccgcgGCTCCGTCTGTGTGCAGTGCTGATCCTGGTCGGCGTGGGACTGGAGGCGACCCCCTCTCCAG GTGTATCCAGCGCCATCTTCTTCGTGCCGGGTTTCCTGTTGTTGGTGCCTGGAG TCTATCACGTGATCTTCATATACTGCGCTGTCAAGGGCCACCGGGGCTTCCAGTTCTTCTACCTGCCCTACTTCGAGAAGTGA
- the TMEM134 gene encoding transmembrane protein 134 isoform X5, with the protein MMPSSCPWRTRALDPSPAGSRTLGRCTSSVGRGSRWLTRTSSPGCATRDSGRTSIRSSQWSFSTISSGTQRSYNTCCSWTQHPLIQKNRRVVLASFLLLLLGLVLILVGVGLEATPSPGVSSAIFFVPGFLLLVPGVYHVIFIYCAVKGHRGFQFFYLPYFEK; encoded by the exons ATGATGCCTTCGAGCTGTCCCTGGAGGACGCGGGCCCTGGACCCGAGTCCAGCGGGGTCGCGCACTTTGGGCCGCTGCACTTCGAGCGTCGGGCGCGGTTCGAGGTGGCTGACGAGGACAAGCAGTCCCGGCTGCGCTACCAG GGATTCCGGCCGAACTTCCATCCGCAGCTCCCAGTGGTCCTTTAGCACCATCAGCAGCGGCACCCAGCGCTCCTACAACACCTGCTGCAG CTGGACCCAACACCCTTTGATCCAGAAGAACCGTCGAGTGGTGCTGGCCTCCTTCCTGCTCCTGCTGCTGGGGCTGG TGCTGATCCTGGTCGGCGTGGGACTGGAGGCGACCCCCTCTCCAG GTGTATCCAGCGCCATCTTCTTCGTGCCGGGTTTCCTGTTGTTGGTGCCTGGAG TCTATCACGTGATCTTCATATACTGCGCTGTCAAGGGCCACCGGGGCTTCCAGTTCTTCTACCTGCCCTACTTCGAGAAGTGA
- the CABP4 gene encoding calcium-binding protein 4 produces the protein MATEQARGQHGPDPATGPQKPPAGVVTPKSDAEEPPLTRKRSKKERGLRGSRKCTGSSGEQSGPKAPGSSNNPPRTGEGPVGAPPASPGPASSLQSHRHRPDPRHDAAQRTYGPLLNQVFGKDRELGPEELDELQAAFEEFDTDRDGYISHRELGDCMRTLGYMPTEMELLEVSQHIKMRMGGRVDFEEFVELIGPKLREETAHMLGVRELRIAFREFDRDRDGRITVAELRKAVPALLGEPLAGPELDEMLQEVDLNGDGTVDFDEFVMMLSRH, from the exons ATGGCCACAGAGCAGGCAAGGGGGCAGCACGGCCCAGACCCGGCCACTGGCCCTCAGAAGCCCCCCGCGGGGGTTGTGACTCCCAAGAGTGATGCAGAGGAGCCCCCGCTGACCAGGAAGAGGAGCAAGAAGGAGAGGGGACTCCGAGGGTCTCGAAAGTGCACTGGCAGCTCTGGGGAGCAGTCAGGCCCCAAGGCCCCGGGGAGCAGCAATAACCCTCCCAGGACTGGAGAGGGCCCGGTGGGGGCACCCCCTGCATCCCCTGGGCCGGCCTCTTCTCTCCAGTCCCACCGACATCGTCCTGACCCCCGGCACGACGCTGCTCAGAGGACATACGGGCCCCTGCTCAATCAAGTCTTCGGGAAG GACCGCGAGCTGGGCCCCGAGGAGCTAGACG AGCTTCAGGCCGCCTTCGAGGAGTTTGACACTGACCGTGATGGCTACATCAGCCACCGGGAACTGGGTGACTGCATGCGGACCCTGGGCTACATGCCCACCGAGATGGAGCTCCTGGAGGTCTCGCAGCACATCAAGATGCGCA TGGGTGGCCGTGTGGACTTTGAGGAGTTTGTAGAACTGATAGGCCCAAAGCTGAGGGAGGAGACGGCGCATATGCTGGGGGTGCGAGAGCTGCGCATCGCCTTCCGAGAG TTTGACAGGGACAGGGATGGACGAATTACGGTAGCGGAGCTGCGGAAGGCTGTACCGGCTCTGCTCGGGGAGCCGCTGGCTGGTCCTGAGCTGGACGAGATGCTCCAAGAAGTGGACCTCAATGGGGATGGCACCGTAGACTTTGACG AGTTTGTGATGATGCTTTCCCGCCATTGA
- the GPR152 gene encoding probable G-protein coupled receptor 152, which translates to MHTTMEANLGATGHGPRTELDDEDSYPQGGWDTVFLVTLLLLGLPANGLMAWLAGSQARHGAGTRLALLLLSLALSDFLFLAAAAFQILEIQHGGHWPLGTAACRFYYFLWGVSYSSGLFLLAALSLDRCLLVLCPHWYPGHRPARLPLWVCAGVWVLATLFSVPWLVFPEAAVWWYDLVICLDFWDSEELSLRMLEVLGGFLPFLLLLVCHVLTQATACRTCRRQQQPAACRGFARVARTILSAYVVLRLPYQLAQLLYLAFLWDIYSGYLLWEALVYSDYLILLNSCLSPFLCLMASADLRALLRSVLSSFAAALCEERPGSFTPAEPQTQLDSQGPTLPEPMSEAQPQRDPVAQPQVNPILQPRSDPTAQPRLNPMAQPQSDSVAQPQLNLTAQPQSDSVAQPQSDTKVQTPEPAASSMPSPCDEASPAPRSHPTPGAPEDPATPPDSEGESPNGTPPETAPGTGPT; encoded by the coding sequence ATGCACACTACTATGGAAGCCAACCTGGGTGCCACCGGCCACGGGCCCCGCACGGAGCTTGATGATGAGGACTCCTACCCCCAGGGTGGCTGGGACACGGTCTTCCTGGTGACCCTGCTGCTCCTTGGGCTGCCAGCCAATGGGCTGATGGCGTGGCTGGCCGGCTCCCAGGCCCGGCATGGAGCGGGCACGCGTCTGGCGCTGCTCCTGCTCAGTCTGGCCCTCTCTGACTTCTTGTTCCTGGCAGCAGCAGCCTTCCAGATCCTGGAGATCCAGCATGGGGGCCACTGGCCACTGGGGACAGCCGCCTGCCGCTTCTATTACTTCCTGTGGGGCGTGTCCTACTCCTCCGGCCTCTTCCTGCTGGCTGCCCTCAGCCTGGACCGCTGCCTGCTGGTGCTGTGCCCACATTGGTACCCTGGGCACCGCCCAGCCCGCCTGCCCCTCTGGGTCTGCGCCGGGGTCTGGGTGCTGGCCACACTCTTCAGCGTGCCCTGGCTGGTCTTCCCTGAGGCCGCCGTCTGGTGGTACGACCTGGTCATCTGCCTGGACTTCTGGGACAGTGAGGAGCTATCGCTGCGGATGCTGGAGGTCCTGGGGGGCTTCCTGCCTTTCCTCCTGCTGCTCGTCTGCCATGTGCTCACCCAGGCCACAGCCTGTCGCACCTGCCGCCGCCAACAGCAGCCCGCAGCCTGCCGGGGCTTCGCCCGTGTGGCCAGGACCATTCTGTCGGCCTACGTGGTCCTGAGGCTGCCCTACCAGCTGGCCCAGCTGCTCTACCTGGCATTCCTGTGGGACATATACTCCGGCTACCTGCTCTGGGAAGCCCTGGTCTACTCCGACTACCTGATCCTGCTCAACAGCTGCCTCAGCCCCTTCCTCTGCCTCATGGCCAGTGCCGACCTCCGGGCCCTGCTGCGCTCTGTGCTCTCGTCCTTCGCAGCAGCTCTCTGCGAGGAGCGGCCGGGCAGCTTCACGCCAGCTGAGCCACAGACCCAGCTGGATTCTCAGGGTCCAACTCTGCCAGAGCCGATGTCAGAGGCCCAGCCACAGAGGGATCCTGTGGCCCAGCCTCAGGTCAACCCCATACTCCAGCCACGATCAGATCCTACAGCCCAGCCACGGCTGAACCCCATGGCCCAGCCACAGTCTGATTCTGTGGCCCAGCCACAGCTGAACCTCACGGCCCAGCCACAGTCAGATTCTGTGGCCCAACCACAGTCAGACACTAAGGTCCAGACCCCTGAACCTGCTGCCAGTTCCATGCCCAGTCCCTGTGatgaagcctccccagccccacGCTCACATCCCACCCCAGGGGCCCCTGAGGACCCAGCCACACCTCCTGACTCTGAAGGAGAAAGCCCCAATGGCACCCCGCCAGAGACGGCCCCGGGCACAGGCCCAACGTGA